The segment ATGGCAGGTCTAATTAGATATTATGAGGAAGAGCATGAGAAATACAAGATAGATCCTTTATACGTGATAATAGGCAGTGTAGTTCTAGTTGCTTTGGTTGTAGCAATTACTAAAATTGTCCCACCGTAGGGCTTCCAGATTGTTAATAGATACAAAAGATTTAAGGAAAATGAGGGAATCTGCTGGTTTGACTCAATCAGAACTAGCAAAGCGTGTAGGTGTATCACAGTCATATATAGCTAAGATCGAAAAAGGAAGTGTGGACCCTAGATTATCTATAGTAAGAAGAATAATGGATGAACTAAGTCCTCTTATAGAAATCCCCGAGATAGCCCTTAGCCTAATGCATTCGCCTGTTATTTCAGTTAAAACTGATGCTAGACTAAAAGATATAGCAGACATAATGGAGGTAAATAACATCTCGCAAGTACCTGTGATTACTTCTGAGGGGAAGCTAATTGGAATGATCTATGATTTTATTCTATTGAGAAAATTAAGCCTCCCTTCATCGAGGCATTTCAAGGCAATAGACTTGATGGGACCTCTTCCGCCTCTAGTAGACCCCAAAACTTCTGTCACACAAATCATGAAACTTCTTACTAAACACTCAGTAACTATAGTGGTAGAGAAAGACCTAATTCCTTTGGGAATCATAACCAGAAGCGATTTAATCAAGTATTTGTCAAGAAAATAAGTAGGAGCCAGGCAGGGGGTTACGGGAAACTGAGGAAACTCCAGCCTCTCGCCCTGAGGGAGTCCCTTGAGGGACGAGGTCAGCCACTTCGACAACCGCACAGAAACGAGACCCACTAAGAACTAAATGAAGATGAACGCGATCTGTGTCCGGCGACGGATCCAGTAGCGGGAGAGGTTCTTAGTGGGTTGAAACGGCAGATCTCCCTCTGAGCAAGTAGGGGAAGATCCGGGGCGATATGATTCCCCTGATACGCAAAGTCAAATCCCCCTAAGTACAGAAGCTGGGTTATTGCCTTGGCTCCCTTATTTCTTTGAGAAACTGTTCTTCGATTGACAATATCTCTTGGCTAGACTTTCCTTTATACTCTTCTAATAACCA is part of the Metallosphaera cuprina Ar-4 genome and harbors:
- a CDS encoding preprotein translocase subunit Sec61beta — its product is MPTSKKKKENVPMMSMAGLIRYYEEEHEKYKIDPLYVIIGSVVLVALVVAITKIVPP
- a CDS encoding CBS domain-containing protein, whose protein sequence is MLIDTKDLRKMRESAGLTQSELAKRVGVSQSYIAKIEKGSVDPRLSIVRRIMDELSPLIEIPEIALSLMHSPVISVKTDARLKDIADIMEVNNISQVPVITSEGKLIGMIYDFILLRKLSLPSSRHFKAIDLMGPLPPLVDPKTSVTQIMKLLTKHSVTIVVEKDLIPLGIITRSDLIKYLSRK